In a single window of the Scyliorhinus canicula chromosome 1, sScyCan1.1, whole genome shotgun sequence genome:
- the LOC119977861 gene encoding methionine-R-sulfoxide reductase B1-like: MVFCSFFGGEIYKKHFEAGIYICSKCGHELFSSRAKYDHSSPWPAFTETIHPDSLSKRKDGVSALKVSCGKCGNGLGHEFPNDGPKKGQSQFUVFSSSLKFVPKANGPLEDK; this comes from the coding sequence atgGTGTTTTGCTCCTTTTTCGGTGGCGAGATTTATAAAAAGCACTTTGAAGCGGGGATATACATCTGTTCAAAGTGTGGACATGAATTGTTTTCAAGTCGAGCTAAATATGACCATTCCTCGCCATGGCCGGCTTTTACTGAAACTATTCATCCAGACAGCCTATCTAAAAGAAAGGATGGTGTTAGCGCCTTAAAGGTTTCTTGTGGAAAGTGTGGGAACGGACTTGGTCACGAGTTCCCCAATGATGGGCCCAAGAAAGGCCAGTCACAGTTTTGAGTATTCAGCAGCTCATTGAAATTTGTTCCCAAAGCCAATGGACCTCTTGAGGACAAATAA